Proteins from a single region of Nomascus leucogenys isolate Asia chromosome 2, Asia_NLE_v1, whole genome shotgun sequence:
- the HNRNPH1 gene encoding heterogeneous nuclear ribonucleoprotein H isoform X2 — protein sequence MMLGTEGGEGFVVKVRGLPWSCSADEVQRFFSDCKIQNGAQGIRFIYTREGRPSGEAFVELESEDEVKLALKKDRETMGHRYVEVFKSNNVEMDWVLKHTGPNSPDTANDGFVRLRGLPFGCSKEEIVQFFSGLEIVPNGITLPVDFQGRSTGEAFVQFASQEIAEKALKKHKERIGHRYIEIFKSSRAEVRTHYDPPRKLMAMQRPGPYDRPGAGRGYNSIGRGAGFERMRRGAYGGGYGGYDDYNGYNDGYGFGSDRFGRDLNYCFSGMSDHRYGDGGSTFQSTTGHCVHMRGLPYRATENDIYNFFSPLNPVRVHIEIGPDGRVTGEADVEFATHEDAVAAMSKDKANMQHRYVELFLNSTAGASGGAYGSQMLGGMGLSNQSSYGGPASQQLSGGYGGGYGGQSSMSGYDQVLQENSSDFQSNIA from the exons ATGATGTTGGGCACCGAAGGTGGAGAGGGATTCGTGGTGAAGGTCCGGGGCTTGCCCTGGTCTTGCTCGGCCGATGAAGTGCAGAGGTTTTTTTCTG ACTGCAAAATTCAAAATGGGGCTCAAGGTATTCGTTTCATCTACACCAGAGAAGGCAGACCAAGTGGCGAGGCTTTTGTTGAACTTGAATCAGAAGATGAAGTCAAATTGGCCctgaaaaaagacagagaaactaTGGGACACAGATATGTTGAAG TATTCAAGTCAAACAACGTTGAAATGGATTGGGTGTTGAAGCATACTGGTCCAAATAGTCCTGACACGGCCAATGATGGCTTTGTACGGCTTAGAGGACTTCCCTTTGGATGTAGCAAGGAAGAAATTGTTCAGTTCTTCTCAG GGTTGGAAATCGTGCCAAATGGGATAACATTGCCGGTGGACTTCCAGGGGAGGAGTACGGGGGAGGCCTTCGTGCAGTTTGCTTCACAGGAAATAGCTGAAAAGGCTCTAAAGAAACACAAGGAAAGAATAGGGCACAG GTATATTGAAATCTTTAAGAGCAGTAGAGCTGAAGTTAGAACTCACTATGATCCACCACGAAAGCTTATGGCCATGCAGCGGCCAGGTCCCTATGACAGACCTGGGGCTGGCAGAGGGTATAACAGCATTGGCAGAGGAGCTGGCTTTGAGAGGATGAGGCGTGGTGCTTATGGTGGAG GCTATGGAGGCTATGACGATTACAATGGCTATAATGATGGCTATGGATTTGGGTCAGATAGATTTGGAAGAG ACCTCAATTACTGTTTTTCAGGAATGTCTGATCACAGATACGGGGATGGTGGCTCTACTTTCCAGAGCACAACAGGACACTGTGTACACATGCGTGGATTACCTTACAGAGCTACTGAGAATGACATTTATAAT TTTTTTTCACCGCTCAATCCTGTGAGAGTACACATTGAAATTGGTCCTGATGGCAGAGTAACTGGTGAAGCGGATGTCGAGTTTGCAACTCATGAAGATGCTGTGGCAGCTATGTCAAAAGACAAAGCAAATATGC aaCACAGATATGTAGAACTCTTCTTGAATTCTACAGCAGGAGCAAGCGGTGGTGCTTACGGTAGCCAAATGCTAGGAGGCATGGGTTTGT caaaccagtccaGTTATGGGGGTCCAGCCAGCCAGCAGCTGAGTGGTGGTTATGGAGGCGGCTATGGTGGCCAGAGCAGCATGAGTGGATAcg ACCAAGTTTTACAGGAAAACTCCAGTGATTTTCAATCAAACATTGCATag
- the HNRNPH1 gene encoding heterogeneous nuclear ribonucleoprotein H isoform X1, with protein sequence MMLGTEGGEGFVVKVRGLPWSCSADEVQRFFSDCKIQNGAQGIRFIYTREGRPSGEAFVELESEDEVKLALKKDRETMGHRYVEVFKSNNVEMDWVLKHTGPNSPDTANDGFVRLRGLPFGCSKEEIVQFFSGLEIVPNGITLPVDFQGRSTGEAFVQFASQEIAEKALKKHKERIGHRYIEIFKSSRAEVRTHYDPPRKLMAMQRPGPYDRPGAGRGYNSIGRGAGFERMRRGAYGGGYGGYDDYNGYNDGYGFGSDRFGRDLNYCFSGMSDHRYGDGGSTFQSTTGHCVHMRGLPYRATENDIYNFFSPLNPVRVHIEIGPDGRVTGEADVEFATHEDAVAAMSKDKANMQHRYVELFLNSTAGASGGAYEHRYVELFLNSTAGASGGAYGSQMMGGMGLSNQSSYGGPASQQLSGGYGGGYGGQSSMSGYDQVLQENSSDFQSNIA encoded by the exons ATGATGTTGGGCACCGAAGGTGGAGAGGGATTCGTGGTGAAGGTCCGGGGCTTGCCCTGGTCTTGCTCGGCCGATGAAGTGCAGAGGTTTTTTTCTG ACTGCAAAATTCAAAATGGGGCTCAAGGTATTCGTTTCATCTACACCAGAGAAGGCAGACCAAGTGGCGAGGCTTTTGTTGAACTTGAATCAGAAGATGAAGTCAAATTGGCCctgaaaaaagacagagaaactaTGGGACACAGATATGTTGAAG TATTCAAGTCAAACAACGTTGAAATGGATTGGGTGTTGAAGCATACTGGTCCAAATAGTCCTGACACGGCCAATGATGGCTTTGTACGGCTTAGAGGACTTCCCTTTGGATGTAGCAAGGAAGAAATTGTTCAGTTCTTCTCAG GGTTGGAAATCGTGCCAAATGGGATAACATTGCCGGTGGACTTCCAGGGGAGGAGTACGGGGGAGGCCTTCGTGCAGTTTGCTTCACAGGAAATAGCTGAAAAGGCTCTAAAGAAACACAAGGAAAGAATAGGGCACAG GTATATTGAAATCTTTAAGAGCAGTAGAGCTGAAGTTAGAACTCACTATGATCCACCACGAAAGCTTATGGCCATGCAGCGGCCAGGTCCCTATGACAGACCTGGGGCTGGCAGAGGGTATAACAGCATTGGCAGAGGAGCTGGCTTTGAGAGGATGAGGCGTGGTGCTTATGGTGGAG GCTATGGAGGCTATGACGATTACAATGGCTATAATGATGGCTATGGATTTGGGTCAGATAGATTTGGAAGAG ACCTCAATTACTGTTTTTCAGGAATGTCTGATCACAGATACGGGGATGGTGGCTCTACTTTCCAGAGCACAACAGGACACTGTGTACACATGCGTGGATTACCTTACAGAGCTACTGAGAATGACATTTATAAT TTTTTTTCACCGCTCAATCCTGTGAGAGTACACATTGAAATTGGTCCTGATGGCAGAGTAACTGGTGAAGCGGATGTCGAGTTTGCAACTCATGAAGATGCTGTGGCAGCTATGTCAAAAGACAAAGCAAATATGC aaCACAGATATGTAGAACTCTTCTTGAATTCTACAGCAGGAGCAAGCGGTGGTGCTTACG AACACAGATATGTAGAACTCTTCTTGAATTCTACAGCAGGAGCAAGCGGTGGTGCTTATGGTAGCCAAATGATGGGAGGCATGGGCTTGT caaaccagtccaGTTATGGGGGTCCAGCCAGCCAGCAGCTGAGTGGTGGTTATGGAGGCGGCTATGGTGGCCAGAGCAGCATGAGTGGATAcg ACCAAGTTTTACAGGAAAACTCCAGTGATTTTCAATCAAACATTGCATag
- the HNRNPH1 gene encoding heterogeneous nuclear ribonucleoprotein H isoform X4, producing MMLGTEGGEGFVVKVRGLPWSCSADEVQRFFSDCKIQNGAQGIRFIYTREGRPSGEAFVELESEDEVKLALKKDRETMGHRYVEVFKSNNVEMDWVLKHTGPNSPDTANDGFVRLRGLPFGCSKEEIVQFFSGLEIVPNGITLPVDFQGRSTGEAFVQFASQEIAEKALKKHKERIGHRYIEIFKSSRAEVRTHYDPPRKLMAMQRPGPYDRPGAGRGYNSIGRGAGFERMRRGAYGGGYGGYDDYNGYNDGYGFGSDRFGRDLNYCFSGMSDHRYGDGGSTFQSTTGHCVHMRGLPYRATENDIYNFFSPLNPVRVHIEIGPDGRVTGEADVEFATHEDAVAAMSKDKANMQHRYVELFLNSTAGASGGAYEHRYVELFLNSTAGASGGAYGSQMMGGMGLSNQSSYGGPASQQLSGGYGGGYGGQSSMSGYGNQGAVNSSYYSSGNRASMGVNGMGGMSSMSSMSGGWGM from the exons ATGATGTTGGGCACCGAAGGTGGAGAGGGATTCGTGGTGAAGGTCCGGGGCTTGCCCTGGTCTTGCTCGGCCGATGAAGTGCAGAGGTTTTTTTCTG ACTGCAAAATTCAAAATGGGGCTCAAGGTATTCGTTTCATCTACACCAGAGAAGGCAGACCAAGTGGCGAGGCTTTTGTTGAACTTGAATCAGAAGATGAAGTCAAATTGGCCctgaaaaaagacagagaaactaTGGGACACAGATATGTTGAAG TATTCAAGTCAAACAACGTTGAAATGGATTGGGTGTTGAAGCATACTGGTCCAAATAGTCCTGACACGGCCAATGATGGCTTTGTACGGCTTAGAGGACTTCCCTTTGGATGTAGCAAGGAAGAAATTGTTCAGTTCTTCTCAG GGTTGGAAATCGTGCCAAATGGGATAACATTGCCGGTGGACTTCCAGGGGAGGAGTACGGGGGAGGCCTTCGTGCAGTTTGCTTCACAGGAAATAGCTGAAAAGGCTCTAAAGAAACACAAGGAAAGAATAGGGCACAG GTATATTGAAATCTTTAAGAGCAGTAGAGCTGAAGTTAGAACTCACTATGATCCACCACGAAAGCTTATGGCCATGCAGCGGCCAGGTCCCTATGACAGACCTGGGGCTGGCAGAGGGTATAACAGCATTGGCAGAGGAGCTGGCTTTGAGAGGATGAGGCGTGGTGCTTATGGTGGAG GCTATGGAGGCTATGACGATTACAATGGCTATAATGATGGCTATGGATTTGGGTCAGATAGATTTGGAAGAG ACCTCAATTACTGTTTTTCAGGAATGTCTGATCACAGATACGGGGATGGTGGCTCTACTTTCCAGAGCACAACAGGACACTGTGTACACATGCGTGGATTACCTTACAGAGCTACTGAGAATGACATTTATAAT TTTTTTTCACCGCTCAATCCTGTGAGAGTACACATTGAAATTGGTCCTGATGGCAGAGTAACTGGTGAAGCGGATGTCGAGTTTGCAACTCATGAAGATGCTGTGGCAGCTATGTCAAAAGACAAAGCAAATATGC aaCACAGATATGTAGAACTCTTCTTGAATTCTACAGCAGGAGCAAGCGGTGGTGCTTACG AACACAGATATGTAGAACTCTTCTTGAATTCTACAGCAGGAGCAAGCGGTGGTGCTTATGGTAGCCAAATGATGGGAGGCATGGGCTTGT caaaccagtccaGTTATGGGGGTCCAGCCAGCCAGCAGCTGAGTGGTGGTTATGGAGGCGGCTATGGTGGCCAGAGCAGCATGAGTGGATAcg GTAACCAAGGAGCAGTGAACAGCAGCTACTACAGTAGTGGAAACCGTGCATCTATGGGCGTGAACGGAATGGGAGGGATGTCTAGCATGTCCAGTATGAGTGGTGGATGGGGAATGTAA
- the HNRNPH1 gene encoding heterogeneous nuclear ribonucleoprotein H isoform X3: protein MAMQRPGPYDRPGAGRGYNSIGRGAGFERMRRGAYGGGYGGYDDYNGYNDGYGFGSDRFGRDLNYCFSGMSDHRYGDGGSTFQSTTGHCVHMRGLPYRATENDIYNFFSPLNPVRVHIEIGPDGRVTGEADVEFATHEDAVAAMSKDKANMQHRYVELFLNSTAGASGGAYEHRYVELFLNSTAGASGGAYGSQMMGGMGLSNQSSYGGPASQQLSGGYGGGYGGQSSMSGYDQVLQENSSDFQSNIA, encoded by the exons ATGGCCATGCAGCGGCCAGGTCCCTATGACAGACCTGGGGCTGGCAGAGGGTATAACAGCATTGGCAGAGGAGCTGGCTTTGAGAGGATGAGGCGTGGTGCTTATGGTGGAG GCTATGGAGGCTATGACGATTACAATGGCTATAATGATGGCTATGGATTTGGGTCAGATAGATTTGGAAGAG ACCTCAATTACTGTTTTTCAGGAATGTCTGATCACAGATACGGGGATGGTGGCTCTACTTTCCAGAGCACAACAGGACACTGTGTACACATGCGTGGATTACCTTACAGAGCTACTGAGAATGACATTTATAAT TTTTTTTCACCGCTCAATCCTGTGAGAGTACACATTGAAATTGGTCCTGATGGCAGAGTAACTGGTGAAGCGGATGTCGAGTTTGCAACTCATGAAGATGCTGTGGCAGCTATGTCAAAAGACAAAGCAAATATGC aaCACAGATATGTAGAACTCTTCTTGAATTCTACAGCAGGAGCAAGCGGTGGTGCTTACG AACACAGATATGTAGAACTCTTCTTGAATTCTACAGCAGGAGCAAGCGGTGGTGCTTATGGTAGCCAAATGATGGGAGGCATGGGCTTGT caaaccagtccaGTTATGGGGGTCCAGCCAGCCAGCAGCTGAGTGGTGGTTATGGAGGCGGCTATGGTGGCCAGAGCAGCATGAGTGGATAcg ACCAAGTTTTACAGGAAAACTCCAGTGATTTTCAATCAAACATTGCATag